The proteins below are encoded in one region of Candidatus Methylomirabilota bacterium:
- a CDS encoding PHP domain-containing protein, giving the protein MPLLKGNLHTHTTFSDGRLPAEQVVARYRELGYDFLALTDHDDRIDDEYWFKLPTSDDRMLVLPGVEIDYRPLGQHVGKVTGDRETLFVLNHPARYSLTVEQTLRRIRAITRDGMPIHAVEVTDTGTYQAEYDVDTIPLPKVATDDAHRDEDFGRAWIEVDAVRNADAILRAIKAGQFTMKFPTDRGSLFGRVWGP; this is encoded by the coding sequence GTGCCGCTGCTCAAGGGTAATCTCCACACCCACACGACGTTTTCGGACGGGCGCCTGCCCGCCGAGCAGGTCGTCGCCCGATATCGCGAGCTGGGCTATGACTTCCTGGCCCTCACGGACCACGACGACCGCATCGACGACGAGTACTGGTTCAAGCTGCCCACGTCGGACGATCGCATGCTGGTGCTGCCGGGAGTGGAGATCGACTATCGCCCGCTGGGCCAGCACGTGGGCAAGGTCACCGGGGACCGCGAGACCCTGTTCGTCCTGAACCACCCCGCGCGGTACTCCCTGACCGTGGAGCAGACTCTCCGGCGCATCCGGGCGATCACGCGGGACGGCATGCCCATCCACGCGGTCGAGGTCACCGACACCGGCACGTACCAGGCCGAGTACGACGTGGACACGATCCCGCTGCCGAAGGTGGCCACCGACGACGCGCATCGCGACGAGGACTTCGGCCGCGCCTGGATCGAGGTGGACGCGGTGCGGAATGCGGACGCCATCCTCCGCGCCATCAAGGCCGGACAGTTCACGATGAAGTTCCCGACGGACCGCGGATCGCTCTTCGGCCGAGTCTGGGGGCCCTGA